The Pungitius pungitius chromosome 4, fPunPun2.1, whole genome shotgun sequence nucleotide sequence ACATCACAATTACACCTCTGCTCTCCTCACACActcttacagtgtgtgtgtggaggggggggcgggtgtgtGCATGCAATACCTCAGGACTGTAATTACTTCTGTCAGTCTCAGGTAACTGAAGTCTGAATCTCTTTCCCATGTCTGATCTGAGTCGACGGAGGGAGAGCACACGGAGAAAGACAATTGGATTTTCAGCCGTCATTTATTTCAGTgatctgaagggggggggagttcagCAAAACCAGTGAAACACAGGTCCTCTGCAGGGTCAAGTGTCATATTAGGAGTTGTGAGGAGATCCGGCAACCAACAAAAGCTAGAAGAGAAATGGTGGCATCGCTATGATGTAAATGAGCGCCATACGGGCCTCCATCCTCCCCCTCAGAGGTAATGGTGCAGATATGGAAGTAGTCGGAGCTGCGTTCGAGCAGGAAGGACGGAGGGCGAGCCAGGCTGTCGGGTGTGTGGGTGGTACCGACCGAGAGGAACCCACCGAGCAGCGAGGCagtgagctggaggagagagtgCAGGCTGCTTCCCTGTGGGACTGCAGCAGCATGTATCCGTGGAGATGTGTGTGGAAAAGTGGGGGTTGGGATGCAAATGAAGTTAATGTGTGCGTGCCGTTCATGCATGtcagtgtgctttttttttttctttcttgctggCTTAGCATTCATCACGTTTCAGCACCGGATGGTTCGTACGCACGACGCCGAGGCTCacgtctttttttcccccttttttgccATTTTGTGTTGGATTCTCCTCCGTTCTCCGAGGTTCTGATATCAGAGGCCAGCGCACATCTTAATAGCGTTGAAATACCATCTTATGGGATGTGTATTACGTCAGATTTCATTTATTGACATGCTTAATTATTTTGAatgaacatatttaaaaaatgtgttctttgtgatATCGATCGGAACCTTGATCGCTATGCTGTTTCTTCCTTTCATGGGTTCCACAAATTGAATGCAACTGCAAACATACAAgtctttgtgtatttctttgtttttcggCCTGTTCTTTTACAAATTTGAATTGTGGTTCTCGTTTATGGATGGATTGATACATTCATAGTCATATTAACAACCAATATTCTTCTTAAGCAATGTTTTTGCACCATCCAACTCTACTATATCATTGCATTATGATTTGAATGTTGCCATCACTCCCCTTCGTTGTGCTCACTGGAAACTACTTTCATCTCACTGAcagctcttgttgttgttgttgttgttttttaccacCAGGGCCATTCCACACTTCAGGCATCACAGGACTTCAGCACACTATTAACATGGACGGTAGGGACGAATTCACCGAAGACAATGAATGCTGCAGCAACAACTCTCAGGAAGTACAAGAGCAGGACAGCGTCTCAGGTAcgcggcggggtgggggggaggaggggtggacccTGGGCCGTCGGTGAGAGGACGCCCGGCTCCGTGTCCGCCTGCATTGACGGGGCTGTGTTTGCCTCCGTAGACGACAGCGATAGTGACCTCGACAACCACGGCGAAGACTCTTCATCCAACACCTCTGCCGACGACCACATGACCACCAAGAGGACGCAGTGCCGCCTGCAAGGAGCGGGGGTCAAAGAGGTGAGAGATCCGGGGGGTGTTTGCGATCTACTCGGTGTAATGCAAAGATTGTACCTGGATACAAGCAGGGGGACAGGAAAAGACACAAGGAAGCGAGTTCATGCGTGTTCAATACCAACACTGCATTGGAGTGTCCCGGTATAGAGGGGTGTATAAACTAGTGTTTATGGGTGTTATGAGTGTGTGTTAACTGACAAAGAAATAGGCAATATGTAGCGTAGGCAGTGTTACATTCATTCAATAAGTCAGTAAGTACATTTATTATTAGAAATATGCACATGAATTAGGAAATAATGGAGGAATTTAAAGAATACAATTATAATACAATCTAACTTCAGTATCAGGAGGTGCTTCTTATTAGTTCAGATGTACGGACCGATGCTGCCCTTGAGACACGTAGACACATACTTCAAATAGTCAAATCGATATCTGCTATTAGGAACTCAGGACATTAAGTCAATATTTATCTACGGTCAAGGCTTACAGTATTTATATTGCAATAgtattttttgcaatttttCTAAATCACTTTTACAGAATTCACTGTTGAGATTTGAGTAAAAATGGTAGAATAAAGATGTCATTTGGTTTTAGCAgcaaaaaagctttaaaatctTGCATAATACTTTAACACTTCTATGGGGTGACAACTGACTTTGGAAAACACATAAAATAGTCCGATGCTATTTAGAAAAACTGCAAGCACTTCAATTTAATGGACTTCAACAGAACCCTTCTTAAATCAGCCAATATGTTTTGTGCCGTGACCTTCTGTTGGAAAATGTTCTATATTTCCGCTTATCCGTGAGTCACATCTGTGACAGCGCACACCGTTGTGTCATTTCTGCTCATCCACACGCTCAACACATCACCGCCACTCGCACAGATGCTCCAAGTGGAAATAGGAAGTGAACGGTGACTCCACAAAGGCCTGACTTTAtagtaatgtaatgtcatttatagtaaataaattaaaataaattaaaacccATCGCGTTATACTCATTGGTTCGTCCTTGCATCGGTCTGCTATTTAGCTTTGATTTATAAACTGGTGGAGATGTTGTGGCGCAGGTCAGCGTTTTTATTGGTGCTCTGTTTTCCTCAGGAGAGCGAGGACGGAGCGGACCACGGCAACAACTTTGTTTGTCCTCTCTGCACGCTGGATTTCAGCAGCCCTGAGAAGCTCATCTCCCATGTCTACCAGGTGAGAAAGACCACGTGGGACCTGGTTTAAGCCTCTACGGAACTGTGACAACAAAGCAGCTCCAGCAGATCCTTCATTGCAGTCTGTTCCTAACGTGCCAGCAGTAGGTCGTCACATCTAAAGCCCCTAAGTAGCTTACAGCATCAGTACTTGAGTGACATGCAGGTTGAGGAGGAAGGTGTCGACTTGGATGAAACCATTACAATGTAATTGATTACTTATCATTATTGAAGACCAGTTCTTGGCATTAGTTTTCCATTTAAAGCATTAAATTAAGCTTTTTTGATAAATTACAAACctgcacacatactgtacattacACCCAAACAGAGATCATTATTtgtaattattataatttagTAATATATTCTTTTAGATCTTATTTTAATGATGAACACACAGTTTTTGTGATTGATCACCTACCATGTGATTTCATTAATGTATCTCTTCATGTTGGAGGTGTACTCAATAAACTGTTCTCTTTCAGTTTCTTGCTCTTGTTTTTTCCGTCTTTAACAGCACACGACTATGATGAGCAACAGCAAGAGCTACATGTGCCCGGTGTGTGGGCGAGCCCTCAGTTCGCCCGGTTCCCTCGGCCGGCATCTTCTCATCCACTCGGAGGACCGCCTCTCCAACTGTGCCGTCTGCGGCGCACGCTTCACAGACACCAACAACTTCCACAGGTTTGACTCGTCTCTGCTGTTGCcttttaatgcacatcactttCATCTTTTGAAGGGATTAGAATAGATGCATGCATTTTAGATGCAATGTTACAGATGTTATTGTGGGACTAAAGTGTTTCTGTTCTACCTCAAATTAATCATGTATTATAAATAATTAAGCAGTGGACAGATGTCCACTATATATGTTATCATTTTCAGATATATAGATTCATTTCAGTAGAAAGTCAGCTTTGACAGTTTTCAAGTGtataaattacaaataaatctTGTTAAATTAATAATTCAGTGTTTACCTCGTAGTATTttgctgtttctgttttttattaattCTTAAATATTTCTAACTCTAAAGAGCTAAAGGTTCAGTCACCTCCGCGGATCCATACAAAGACAGGAGACACCACTGATTCAGTAGGAGAAGCAATTTTGAAATAGTGTGGAGGAATTGACAAACTGTACTCCTTCAAAtcaattatttatatttctccATCCAACAAGGTAGAAAAAGGTTTGGACTGTACGTTCTGATGTTTCTTGAATGCAGAGGACTCTTCAGTGGTATATTGGTTGTCTCAAAGTATATGAGCTAAGGCAGGATGCAGAACATCAGGGACGAATCAAATTAGTACCGCATTGACGGATGTGATGGAAATAAAGAGGCACGTTGCTTAGCAACCACCATTTTCTTTTGAGATTTGAACAGCCATGCCGATGTCAGGACACATACTAGAAggtgaaagtgaaaaacaaatcacaagcTATTATAGCTAGTCAGGTGTTCCTATAAGTAATTAGTACGTATATCTGTTGTTTCAGGGGGCCTAATGCTTCAAAAACAGCTTCTAGGCTTAATCAGGGGGGCGTATTATAAAATGCGTACATAGTATGACCAGCTATCTAACACTGTGTCTTCTCTTAGGGAGAAGCTTAAAGATGTCCTCGACACAACCAGGATGGATGTCTCAGACGGAGGCGACAGCTGTTCCATGTCCCTCTCCAGCAGCCCCATGACCAGCCCGGGCCACGCCACCTGTTCCTGCGTCGCACCGGGCCCCAGTCCCGGTCTGTGTCAGGGCCCCCACCAATGTCAAGCACCTGACCCCAGCGCCATCCTGTGTCATGCCCATCGTACCTGTCAGGGACCAGGCCACATCCCAAGCCAGTGTCACGACCAGGGGCCCTCCTTTCCCTCGCTGGCAGACAGCCTCCTCTCCGAAGGACCCTCACTGGCGTCCATACCCGACGCGCTCAACTCCTCTCCCCCGGGCTTCCCCCCCATCCCCGACATCCTGAGCCCGATGCCGGTGTACCCCGCCGGAGTGCTGCTGGTGTGCAACAGCTGCGTGGCCTACCAGCAGTTGGTGGACGCCCAGTCGCCGATGCGCAAATGGGCGCTGCGGCGGAAGAACGAGCCCCTGGAGGCCCGCCTGCAGCGCCTGGAGCGCGAGCGCACGGCCAAGAAGAACAAGCGGGCGTGCGAGTCGGAGGACGAGCGGGAGATGAGGCGGCTGCGGGACCGCGAGGCCAAGCGCATGCAGAGGATGCAGGAGTCGGAGGAGCAGCGCGCCCGCAGGCTGCAGAGGGACAGGGAGGCCATGCGCACCAAGCGGGCCAACGAGACGCCGGAGAAGAGGCAGGCCAGGCTGGTCCGCGAGAGGGAGGCGAAGAGGATCAAGCGGCGGCTGGAGAAGATCGACCCCGCCCTGAGGACACAGATAGAGCACGATCCGGCCGCCATGGCGGCCCTCACCGCCGACATGAGTCTCTTTCAGTTCCCCTGCCCGATGCCTGTCCCCTCCCTCGATAACGGTCTGTTCATGAAGCTGccctgaagggggaggagccacCACCAGGCCTCCAGCATTCACCTCTGCGCTGTGCCGTCAGGCTGCCATGGTAACAGTGAACCCCTCGTAGGTTtacctccagctccttctgtgTCGGACAGCCTTACAAAGGGCCTTGTTACACAGACCAAAAACTACTTCAATTTCTAATTTATTACAGTCTTAAAAAACCTTGGGACCAAGGGCAAAGAATGTTTCATATCGTACGGATGATGACGACATAAGCGCATGTTGTAAAGAGATTTATCTGTACGTCCCACAGTTCATTTCTAGGAGGAGCGGTTTGACTTCCTTTTTGAGGAAATATTTTTGCACATGGACCTTGGGGACTTTGTAGCCTCACGCCCTCTAACCCACCCCCATCCTTCTGGACGCCCAGTGATTCGGGTTTACTGGTGGCTACACCTCTCTCTTCAAGCTGCCACCGTGGGAAGTTCATTTTGTGTCAAACTCTACTACCTCAGCTGTCTCGTGGCTCTCTGCGATCTCACGGCAGGCCGTCAGAGGGACGCAGGCCGCGTCCCCGCAGTCTGTGTCCACCACTCAGGCACTTTGATAGgacacaaacattcacagcaGCTACTGATTTACAAACACACCAGTTCTACTACATGAAATTCGCAGGTCTAAATACGATGTTTCTTAGTCCTAAACAGAAGAGCTGAAGGAATGTTTTGTCCTATTGAACCCGCTCGGTGTGGAGCAACATTCCCACTCACGACTTGATACAATTGCCTCGTTACTTTCTCTTTGCCAACATTtgaatcacttttcttttcctgccTTGTTACACTCAAATATTTTGCCAATGtcattcctctttttttaacctttttagtTATAGAGCTTTTCTTtggctcataaaaaaaaaagaagtcggTCTTTGCTGCTGTTATCGTACTGTACAATACATTAGTTACCTCTCAGATATTTTTGACTGATCACAGTATTGTGCTAAAATGTTCCATGAAACAGTCACAATGAAAGATCTTGACATGATACTTTACTTGAAATCTTCCCTCAAAGATATTTGTTCTCCTAATAATGAGTAAATTACCACATAACAATGTGTTA carries:
- the znf821 gene encoding zinc finger protein 821 isoform X2, which encodes MSRRKQTNPFKVDWPFHTSGITGLQHTINMDGRDEFTEDNECCSNNSQEVQEQDSVSDDSDSDLDNHGEDSSSNTSADDHMTTKRTQCRLQGAGVKESEDGADHGNNFVCPLCTLDFSSPEKLISHVYQHTTMMSNSKSYMCPVCGRALSSPGSLGRHLLIHSEDRLSNCAVCGARFTDTNNFHREKLKDVLDTTRMDVSDGGDSCSMSLSSSPMTSPGHATCSCVAPGPSPGLCQGPHQCQAPDPSAILCHAHRTCQGPGHIPSQCHDQGPSFPSLADSLLSEGPSLASIPDALNSSPPGFPPIPDILSPMPVYPAGVLLVCNSCVAYQQLVDAQSPMRKWALRRKNEPLEARLQRLERERTAKKNKRACESEDEREMRRLRDREAKRMQRMQESEEQRARRLQRDREAMRTKRANETPEKRQARLVREREAKRIKRRLEKIDPALRTQIEHDPAAMAALTADMSLFQFPCPMPVPSLDNGLFMKLP
- the znf821 gene encoding zinc finger protein 821 isoform X4, yielding MDGRDEFTEDNECCSNNSQEVQEQDSVSDDSDSDLDNHGEDSSSNTSADDHMTTKRTQCRLQGAGVKEESEDGADHGNNFVCPLCTLDFSSPEKLISHVYQHTTMMSNSKSYMCPVCGRALSSPGSLGRHLLIHSEDRLSNCAVCGARFTDTNNFHREKLKDVLDTTRMDVSDGGDSCSMSLSSSPMTSPGHATCSCVAPGPSPGLCQGPHQCQAPDPSAILCHAHRTCQGPGHIPSQCHDQGPSFPSLADSLLSEGPSLASIPDALNSSPPGFPPIPDILSPMPVYPAGVLLVCNSCVAYQQLVDAQSPMRKWALRRKNEPLEARLQRLERERTAKKNKRACESEDEREMRRLRDREAKRMQRMQESEEQRARRLQRDREAMRTKRANETPEKRQARLVREREAKRIKRRLEKIDPALRTQIEHDPAAMAALTADMSLFQFPCPMPVPSLDNGLFMKLP
- the znf821 gene encoding zinc finger protein 821 isoform X1, whose translation is MSRRKQTNPFKVDWPFHTSGITGLQHTINMDGRDEFTEDNECCSNNSQEVQEQDSVSDDSDSDLDNHGEDSSSNTSADDHMTTKRTQCRLQGAGVKEESEDGADHGNNFVCPLCTLDFSSPEKLISHVYQHTTMMSNSKSYMCPVCGRALSSPGSLGRHLLIHSEDRLSNCAVCGARFTDTNNFHREKLKDVLDTTRMDVSDGGDSCSMSLSSSPMTSPGHATCSCVAPGPSPGLCQGPHQCQAPDPSAILCHAHRTCQGPGHIPSQCHDQGPSFPSLADSLLSEGPSLASIPDALNSSPPGFPPIPDILSPMPVYPAGVLLVCNSCVAYQQLVDAQSPMRKWALRRKNEPLEARLQRLERERTAKKNKRACESEDEREMRRLRDREAKRMQRMQESEEQRARRLQRDREAMRTKRANETPEKRQARLVREREAKRIKRRLEKIDPALRTQIEHDPAAMAALTADMSLFQFPCPMPVPSLDNGLFMKLP
- the znf821 gene encoding zinc finger protein 821 isoform X3: MGPFHTSGITGLQHTINMDGRDEFTEDNECCSNNSQEVQEQDSVSDDSDSDLDNHGEDSSSNTSADDHMTTKRTQCRLQGAGVKEESEDGADHGNNFVCPLCTLDFSSPEKLISHVYQHTTMMSNSKSYMCPVCGRALSSPGSLGRHLLIHSEDRLSNCAVCGARFTDTNNFHREKLKDVLDTTRMDVSDGGDSCSMSLSSSPMTSPGHATCSCVAPGPSPGLCQGPHQCQAPDPSAILCHAHRTCQGPGHIPSQCHDQGPSFPSLADSLLSEGPSLASIPDALNSSPPGFPPIPDILSPMPVYPAGVLLVCNSCVAYQQLVDAQSPMRKWALRRKNEPLEARLQRLERERTAKKNKRACESEDEREMRRLRDREAKRMQRMQESEEQRARRLQRDREAMRTKRANETPEKRQARLVREREAKRIKRRLEKIDPALRTQIEHDPAAMAALTADMSLFQFPCPMPVPSLDNGLFMKLP